The following coding sequences lie in one Vibrio casei genomic window:
- a CDS encoding rhodanese-like domain-containing protein translates to MIDNGALVIDVRTTQEYADGHLPEARNIPLSDVGTGFHDIDKQQPIVVYCRSGGRAAMAMEALQKQGFTHVHNGGGLNEMQETQMNTGPLN, encoded by the coding sequence ATGATAGATAATGGCGCATTGGTGATTGATGTGCGCACGACGCAGGAATACGCTGACGGCCACTTACCCGAAGCGCGTAATATTCCTCTCAGTGACGTTGGCACTGGCTTTCATGATATCGATAAGCAGCAACCGATTGTGGTGTATTGCCGCAGCGGTGGTCGTGCTGCGATGGCAATGGAAGCGTTGCAAAAACAGGGCTTCACTCACGTGCACAATGGTGGCGGACTGAACGAAATGCAGGAAACTCAGATGAACACCGGGCCGCTGAATTAG